In a single window of the Ciconia boyciana chromosome 7, ASM3463844v1, whole genome shotgun sequence genome:
- the AK4 gene encoding adenylate kinase 4, mitochondrial isoform X1 yields the protein MASKLLRAVVLGPPGSGKGTVCERIARSFGLQHLSSGQFLRESLRGGGEVGVLAKQYLERGLLVPDHVITRVMMTELEKRREQHWLLDGFPRTLGQAEALDRICELDLVISLNIPFETLKDRLSARWIHPASGRVYNMDFNPPHVQGVDDLTGEPLVQREDDKPEAVAARLRKYKDAAKPVIELYKSRGILHSFSGTETNKIWPYVYTLLSSKIPPVLSDEEN from the exons ATGGCCTCCAAGCTGCTGCGGGCGGTGGTGCTGGGTCCCCCCGGCTCCGGGAAGGGGACGGTGTGCGAGAGGATCGCCCGCAGCTTCGGGCTCCAGCACCTCTCCAGCGGCCAATTCCTGCGGGAGAGcctccgcggcggcggcg AAGTTGGCGTCTTGGCAAAGCAGTACCTTGAGCGAGGCCTTCTGGTGCCGGACCACGTCATCACGCGCGTGATGATGACGGAGCTGGAGAAGCGGCGAGAGCAGCACTGGCTGCTCGATG GTTTCCCTCGGACGCTGGGGCAAGCCGAGGCGCTGGACAGGATCTGCGAGCTGGACCTGGTGATCAGCTTGAACATACCCTTCGAGACGCTGAAGGATCGCCTGAGCGCCCGCTGGATCCACCCGGCCAGCGGGAGGGTGTACAACATGGACTTCAACCCTCCCCATGTCCAG GGCGTCGACGACCTGACGGGCGAGCCGCTGGTCCAGCGCGAGGACGACAAGCCCGAGGCCGTTGCTGCCAGGctcagaaaatacaaagatgCTGCAAAGCCAGTAATAGAGTTGTACAA GAGCAGGGGCATCCTTCACTCCTTCTCGGGGACAGAGACCAACAAAATCTGGCCCTACGTGTACACACTGCTTTCCAGCAAGATCCCACCCGTTCTCTCGGACGAGGAGAACTAA
- the AK4 gene encoding adenylate kinase 4, mitochondrial isoform X2 has protein sequence MRGRPRQGPEVGVLAKQYLERGLLVPDHVITRVMMTELEKRREQHWLLDGFPRTLGQAEALDRICELDLVISLNIPFETLKDRLSARWIHPASGRVYNMDFNPPHVQGVDDLTGEPLVQREDDKPEAVAARLRKYKDAAKPVIELYKSRGILHSFSGTETNKIWPYVYTLLSSKIPPVLSDEEN, from the exons ATGCGGGGGAGACCCAGGCAGGGGCCTG AAGTTGGCGTCTTGGCAAAGCAGTACCTTGAGCGAGGCCTTCTGGTGCCGGACCACGTCATCACGCGCGTGATGATGACGGAGCTGGAGAAGCGGCGAGAGCAGCACTGGCTGCTCGATG GTTTCCCTCGGACGCTGGGGCAAGCCGAGGCGCTGGACAGGATCTGCGAGCTGGACCTGGTGATCAGCTTGAACATACCCTTCGAGACGCTGAAGGATCGCCTGAGCGCCCGCTGGATCCACCCGGCCAGCGGGAGGGTGTACAACATGGACTTCAACCCTCCCCATGTCCAG GGCGTCGACGACCTGACGGGCGAGCCGCTGGTCCAGCGCGAGGACGACAAGCCCGAGGCCGTTGCTGCCAGGctcagaaaatacaaagatgCTGCAAAGCCAGTAATAGAGTTGTACAA GAGCAGGGGCATCCTTCACTCCTTCTCGGGGACAGAGACCAACAAAATCTGGCCCTACGTGTACACACTGCTTTCCAGCAAGATCCCACCCGTTCTCTCGGACGAGGAGAACTAA